A genomic region of Oryza glaberrima chromosome 1, OglaRS2, whole genome shotgun sequence contains the following coding sequences:
- the LOC127768288 gene encoding phenylacetaldehyde reductase-like gives MAATGDSSGALVRVTGGSGFIGSWLVRLLLDRGYTVHATVKNLQDDGETRHLQALDGADTRLRLFQMDLLDPASITPAVDGAHGVFHLASPLTLHPTQDPEGELLKPAVSGTLNVLRAAKDCGVARVMLMASQVAIVPNPEWPADKVIDDDSWADVELLKKHQHWYNVSKTLAEKAAWDFAAKEGFQLVALNPGLVLGPMLMPSPNSSLHMLLQILGGQRFDIDDFYIGCVDVRDVAQSAVVIYENTSAQGRHLCIESIERLIDFHDKLAEL, from the exons ATGGCGGCGACCGGGGACAGCAGCGGCGCCCTCGTCCGCgtgacgggcggcagcggcttcATCGGCTCGTGGctcgtccgcctcctcctcgaccgCGGCTACACCGTCCACGCCACCGTCAAGAACCTCC AGGACGACGGCGAGACGAGGCACCTGCAGGCTCTGGACGGCGCCGACACGCGGCTCCGGCTGTTCCAGATGGACCTCCTCGACCCGGCCTCCATCACGCCGGCGGTGGACGGCGCCCACGGCGTCTTCCACCTGGCTTCCCCTCTCACACTTCACCCGACTCAAGACCCCGAG GGTGAGCTGCTGAAGCCAGCGGTGAGTGGCACTCTCAACGTCCTCCGTGCCGCGAAGGACTGCGGTGTCGCCCGTGTAATGCTGATGGCGTCGCAGGTTGCCATAGTGCCCAATCCTGAGTGGCCTGCTGATAAGGTCATCGACGACGACAGCTGGGCCGACGTCGAGCTCCTCAAGAAACATCAG CATTGGTACAACGTATCTAAAACGCTGGCAGAGAAGGCTGCCTGGGACTTCGCCGCAAAGGAAGGCTTTCAGCTGGTCGCCCTCAATCCAGGCTTGGTATTGGGCCCAATGTTGATGCCATCCCCTAATTCTAGTCTCCATATGCTGCTTCAGATTCTCGGAG GCCAGAGGTTTGACATCGATGACTTCTACATTGGCTGTGTCGATGTCAGAGATGTGGCACAGTCCGCGGTAGTGATCTATGAGAACACATCGGCACAGGGACGCCACTTATGCATCGAGTCCATAGAGCGTCTGATTGATTTCCATGATAAACTTGCTGAGCTTTAA
- the LOC127760663 gene encoding probable methyltransferase PMT23, translating to MAISSALSFLSDRKRPIVVSVFLFLLLSSLFLLFSPAPAALPFFSFPSSHLSSSSSSPIAATPPPLTPVSVPANASSPETPVDASGGSNAGATAPTRDAPQPDRSRSTPPAAVGVRGSAGTNGTSRGVSAGGDGAGAAAAAAAGVAVPSWEVCEVGKGVVAADYIPCLDNVKAVKALKSLRHMEHRERHCPTAPRPRCLVPLPTGYRSPLPWPRSRDMIWYNNVPHPKLVEYKKDQNWVRKSGNYFVFPGGGTQFKAGVTNYIRFIQQIMPNIEWGTHTRTVLDVGCGVASFGGYLLDRNVITMSVAPKDEHEAQIQFALERGIPALLAVIGTQKLPFPDNSFDVIHCARCRVHWYADGGKPLLELNRVLRPGGYYIWSATPVYRRGKRDEDDWNVMVTLTKSICWRTVVKSKDVNRIGVVIYQKPTSNSCYFERKQNEPPLCPSREGSHSPWYAPLDSCLLLPAVSSSGEGNSWPISWPERLNIKYSTISDNASTQFSQEKFDSDTKHWKDLVSEVYFNEFAVNWSTVRNVMDMNAGFGGFAASLIHKPLWVMNVVPFDHPEALPIIFNRGLIGVYHDWCESFNTYPRTYDLVHMSYLLQGLTNRCDIIEVAAEIDRILRPGKWFVLQDTEQVIRKMDPVLRSLHYRTAIVKQQFLVARKGFWRPYSAGSESR from the exons ATGGCCATCTCCTccgccctctccttcctctccgaTCGCAAGCGCCCTATCGTTGTTTccgtcttcctcttcctcctcctctcatccctcttcctcctcttcagcCCCGCACCTGCCGCgctccctttcttctccttcccctcctctcacctctcctcctcctcctcctctcctatcgccgccacgccgcccccCCTGACTCCAGTTTCCGTCCCCGCCAACGCATCTTCACCGGAGACCCCAGTTGACGCGTCCGGTGGGAGCAACGCTGGCGCCACCGCACCCACCAGGGACGCTCCTCAGCCAGATCGCAGTCGGAGCACGCCCCCTGCCGCCGTCGGAGTGCGTGGATCGGCGGGCACCAACGGAACCAGCAGGGGCGTctcggccggcggcgatggagcaggagcagcagcggcggcggcggcaggtgtgGCGGTGCCGTCGTGGGAGGTGTGCGAGGTGGGGAAGGGAGTGGTGGCCGCGGACTACATACCGTGCCTGGACAACGTGAAGGCGGTGAAGGCGTTGAAGTCGCTGCGTCACATGGAGCACCGGGAGCGCCACTGCCCGACGGCGCCGAGGCCGAGGTGCCTCGTGCCGCTGCCCACGGGGTACCGGTCACCCTTGCCGTGGCCGCGCAGCCGTGACATG ATTTGGTACAATAATGTCCCTCATCCAAAGTTAGTGGAATACAAGAAGGACCAGAACTGGGTTAGGAAGTCTGGCAATTATTTTGTTTTCCCTGGAGGTGGAACTCAATTTAAAGCTGGTGTGACTAATTACATTCGATTTATTCAACAG ATCATGCCAAACATTGAATGGGGGACCCATACAAGAACTGTTCTGGATGTTGGATGCGGTGTTGCCAGCTTTGGTGGATACTTGCTTGACAGGAATGTCATTACTATGTCTGTTGCACCCAAAGATGAGCATGAAGCTCAGATACAGTTTGCTCTCGAACGTGGAATTCCAGCATTGTTGGCAGTGATTGGAACACAAAAACTTCCATTCCCTGATAATTCATTTGATGTGATCCATTGTGCAAGGTGTAGGGTCCACTGGTATGCTGATG GTGGAAAACCATTATTAGAGCTTAATAGAGTGCTCAGGCCTGGAGGATACTACATCTGGTCTGCAACTCCTGTATATCGTCGTGGCAAAAGAGATGAAGACGACTGGAATG TGATGGTTACTCTGACCAAGTCAATTTGCTGGAGGACAGTAGTAAAATCTAAGGATGTTAATAGGATTGGTGTTGTTATATATCAGAAGCCAACCTCAAATTCTTGCTACTTTGAGAGAAAACAGAATGAACCACCCCTATGCCCTAGTAGGGAAGGATCACATTCCCCTTG GTATGCACCACTTGATAGTTGCCTCTTGTTACCTGCTGTGTCAAGTTCAGGTGAAGGAAACAGCTGGCCCATTTCCTGGCCAGAAAGGCTTAACATCAAATACTCAACTATATCTGACAACGCTTCTACTCAGTTTTCTCAAGAAAAATTTGATTCTGACACAAAGCACTGGAAGGACCTTGTTTCAGAAGTATATTTCAATGAGTTTGCAGTTAATTGGTCTACCGTTCGCAATGTCATGGATATGAATGCTGGTTTTGGAGG ATTTGCGGCGTCACTCATCCACAAACCTTTGTGGGTTATGAACGTTGTACCTTTTGATCATCCAGAAGCCTTGCCTATCATTTTCAACAGAGGTTTGATTGGGGTATATCATGACTGGTGTGAATCTTTTAATACATATCCCCGGACCTATGATCTTGTTCACATGAGTTATCTCCTTCAGGGCCTCACAAATAG GTGTGATATCATTGAAGTAGCAGCAGAAATTGATAGGATACTTAGACCTGGAAAATGGTTCGTGTTGCAAGATACTGAGCAAGTGATTAGAAAAATGGATCCAGTTCTTCGCTCTTTGCACTACAGGACTGCAATTGTGAAGCAACAATTTCTTGTCGCTAGAAAGGGCTTCTGGCGCCCATACAGTGCAGGTTCTGAGTCAAGATGA
- the LOC127772972 gene encoding exocyst complex component EXO70B1-like: protein MAGMEDTLQALNDLISQFLCLNRPLWSSSDDADAFLEAVDELTSTIHSLESMSADHILLESFDHLLERCSLRLGEELQHLIDASGFDTNCSYPNTRKSHDDDDDRHTLVAQPVSNFDIIVDALPEGVIFEANRIAKRMVAAGFGDSCAETYASSRLNFIDESIARLGVHAHMAEMFKSASWEELEIQIMCWIPAIRVVFHILIPSERHLCDSIFEGFTSYSDVAFVTACHPFLQLLSFGNFIAAAGKNPECLFRIVDMYDAVRDILPVLDDAFNPEVAALRECLGLSIKAILMALENLVRRDPSESCPLDGGVHPMTRYVMNYLVTACVSRHTLEEVMLLEFGSSDPSGNCPIEPDRPTSSLAIHLAWIVDVLTGNLVSKSKVYSHAPLSCVFLVNNGIYIIKKVNGCELKVLLGEDWIKVIHSKVNQWILEYRRATWGKAIMILEMDKRFCSNVNVITEKLSRFNNFVEAICQVQSRWVLVDKQQGVDFSILVEELVIPAYRDMAEMLKATGSAGESYMRLEDVRSRIQQLFKAMTSQMVEDLPSRTASHPG from the exons ATGGCTGGCATGGAGGATACTCTGCAGGCACTTAACGACCTGATTTCCCAATTTCTCTGCTTGAATCGGCCCCTCTGGTCTAGTTCTGATGATGCTGATGCCTTCTTAGAAGCTGTGGATGAACTAACTTCCACCATCCACAGCCTTGAAAGCATGTCAGCGGACCATATCCTCCTTGAGAGTTTTGACCATCTTCTAGAGCGTTGTTCCTTGAGGCTTGGAGAAGAGTTGCAGCACCTGATTGATGCATCTGGCTTCGATACCAACTGCAGCTACCCCAACACCAGGAAAagccatgatgatgatgatgataggcACACCCTTGTAGCCCAGCCAGTTAGCAACTTCGACATCATTGTTGATGCTTTACCTGAGGGCGTAATCTTTGAGGCAAACCGAATTGCAAAGAGGATGGTTGCTGCTGGTTTTGGTGATTCATGTGCTGAGACCTATGCTTCTTCACGCCTCAACTTCATTGATGAGAGCATTGCACGCCTTGGGGTTCATGCTCACATGGCAGAGATGTTCAAGTCAGCATCGTGGGAGGAGCTTGAGATTCAAATCATGTGCTGGATCCCTGCAATTCGTGTTGTGTTTCACATCTTGATCCCAAGTGAAAGACACCTGTGTGATAGCATTTTTGAGGGTTTCACATCCTACAGTGACGTTGCTTTTGTCACCGCGTGTCATCCATTTCTCCAACTCCTATCCTTTGGAAATTTTATTGCCGCTGCTGGAAAAAATCCAGAATGTCTATTCCGCATAGTTGATATGTATGATGCTGTACGTGATATACTTCCTGTTCTTGATGATGCTTTTAATCCTGAAGTAGCTGCTCTTCGTGAATGCCTCGGATTGTCAATTAAGGCCATCTTAATGGCTCTTGAAAACCTAGTACGACGTGATCCAAGTGAGTCTTGTCCACTAGATGGTGGAGTGCATCCAATGACAAGGTATGTGATGAACTACCTTGTGACAGCATGTGTTTCTCGCCATACTTTGGAAGAAGTGATGCTATTAGAGTTTGGTAGTTCTGATCCTTCTGGAAACTGTCCAATAGAACCTGATCGTCCAACATCATCACTGGCAATCCACCTTGCTTGGATTGTGGATGTGCTCACGGGAAATCTTGTTTCAAAATCCAAGGTTTATAGCCATGCTCCTCTCAGTTGTGTCTTCCTGGTTAACAATGGGATCTATATAATCAAGAAAGTCAATGGTTGTGAACTCAAGGTCTTGCTGGGTGAGGATTGGATCAAGGTAATACATTCAAAGGTTAACCAATGGATTTTGGAATACCGACGGGCTACCTGGGGTAAGGCTATCATGATACTTGAGATGGACAAAAGGTTTTGCAGCAACGTGAATGTTATTACAGAGAAGCTGAGCCGTTTTAACAACTTTGTAGAAGCAATTTGCCAAGTGCAGTCACGGTGGGTCTTGGTGGATAAGCAGCAAGGAGTGGATTTTAGCATTTTAGTGGAGGAGCTGGTAATTCCAGCCTACAGGGATATGGCTGAGATGTTGAAGGCAACAGGATCTGCAGGAGAGTCATATATGCGACTTGAGGATGTGAGATCACGAATTCAGCAGTTGTTCAAAGCAATGACCAG CCAAATGGTGGAAGACCTGCCAAGCAGAACTGCCTCCCACCCAGGCTAA
- the LOC127755797 gene encoding gamma-interferon-responsive lysosomal thiol protein-like — protein MACCSCSSSSRILPRILILSLVLFSFATAPCAAGRVTMSVYYETLCPFCSGFVVNDLARIFRDGLSPVVDLRLVPFGNGRVSPDGSITCQHGEEECQLNAIEACVIRLWPDAEQHFPFINCIEHLALTQKWNAWQSCFQETGLASQPVMDCYNSGYGTQLQLQYAAETNALQPPHQFVPWVTVNGRPLGDDYTNFEAYICRAYDGELPEACRGKHLAIAQQTRASRGGKRNPQKLAILLAFCIAVWF, from the exons ATGGcttgttgttcttgttcttcctcctcgcgaATTCTTCCTCGAATCCTCATCTTGTCCCTCGTACTGTTCTCCTTCGCCACGGCGCCATGCGCCGCTGGGAGGGTCACGATGTCGGTCTATTACGAGACGCTGTGCCCGTTCTGCTCCGGCTTCGTCGTCAACGACCTCGCGAGGATCTTCCGGGACGGCCTCTCCCCCGTCGTTGACCTCCGCCTCGTCCCCTTCGGCAATGGCCGCGTCTCGCCCGACGGATCGATTACCTGCCAG CATGGAGAGGAGGAATGCCAACTCAATGCGATAGAAGCTTGCGTGATCAGACTTTGGCCTGACGCG GAACAGCATTTCCCTTTCATTAATTGCATTGAGCATTTAGCGCTGACTCAAAAATGGAACGCGTGGCAATCTTGCTTTCAAGAAACTGGTCTAGCCTCTCAACCTGTTATGGACTGCTATAACTCAGGGTACGGCACACAG CTTCAACTCCAGTATGCTGCAGAGACGAATGCCCTTCAGCCTCCTCATCAGTTTGTACCCTGGGTGACCGTAAACGGGCGCCCCCTTGGTGAT GATTACACGAATTTTGAAGCCTACATCTGCAGAGCTTATGATGGTGAACTTCCTGAGGCATGCAGGGGGAAACACCTCGCCATTGCTCAACAGACAAGAGCAAGCCGAGGAGGCAAG AGGAATCCACAAAAGTTGGCCATTCTACTTGCCTTCTGCATCGCGGTGTGGTTCTGA
- the LOC127772992 gene encoding GDSL esterase/lipase At1g58430-like, with amino-acid sequence MAHTILLLVVLLLSSTTTISTSKRTQLKFSAIFYFGDSVLDTGNNNYIPTLAVGNHAPYGRNFPGRKPTGRFSNGRLVPDLLNEKLQLKEFSPPFLEKDLSNNDIMTGVNFASAGSGFEDQTSRLSNTLPMSKQVNLFKEYLLRLRNIIGEKEASRIIENSLIFISSGTNDFTRYYRSLKRKKMDIGEYQDSVLRIAQASVKELFSLGGRQFCLAGLPPFGCTPIQITLSGDPDRACVDEQNRDAQAYNSKLEKLLPALQGSLHGSKIVYLDAYQAFKEILDNPAKYGFIEITRGCCGTGLREVGLLCNALSPICRNESSFVFYDAVHPTERVYRITTDYILKNAIPQFS; translated from the exons ATGGCGCACACCATTCTACTCCTAGTAGTGCTCCTCctttcctccaccaccaccatttccACCTCCAAGAGAACTCAGCTAAAGTTCTCGGCTATCTTCTACTTTGGCGACTCCGTTCTCGACACCGGCAACAACAATTATATCCCAACATTGGCTGTGGGAAACCATGCTCCTTACGGCAGGAACTTCCCAGGAAGAAAGCCAACAGGGAGGTTCTCCAATGGCCGGCTTGTTCCAGACCTCCTCAATGAGAAGCTGCAGCTCAAAGAATTCTCACCACCATTCCTGGAGAAGGACCTGTCCAACAATGACATCATGACCGGGGTGAACTTCGCGTCGGCTGGTTCAGGATTTGAAGACCAGACGTCACGCTTGTCCAATACCCTGCCGATGTCGAAACAGGTGAACCTCTTCAAGGAGTACCTCCTCCGGCTCAGGAACATCATCGGAGAGAAGGAGGCTTCCAGGATCATAGAGAACTCCCTGATATTTATCAGCTCAGGAACCAATGACTTCACACGTTATTATCGTTCCttaaagaggaagaagatggacatAGGTGAATACCAGGATAGTGTACTCCGGATAGCACAGGCTTCTGTCAAG GAACTGTTTAGCCTGGGTGGGAGGCAGTTCTGCTTGGCAGGTCTTCCACCATTTGGCTGCACACCAATTCAGATTACGTTAAGTGGAGATCCTGACAGAGCATGTGTGGATGAGCAGAACAGGGATGCCCAGGCCTACAACTCTAAACTTGAAAAGCTACTTCCAGCATTGCAAGGCTCACTCCATGGAAGCAAAATTGTCTACTTGGATGCCTATCAAGCTTTCAAGGAGATCCTCGACAATCCCGCTAAATATG GATTTATAGAGATAACACGAGGATGTTGTGGGACTGGGCTCAGAGAAGTCGGACTGTTGTGCAATGCATTGAGCCCTATCTGCAGGAACGAGTCATCATTTGTATTTTACGATGCTGTGCACCCAACAGAGAGGGTCTATAGGATAACAACTGATTACATACTGAAAAATGCTATTCCACAGTTCAGTTAA
- the LOC127772963 gene encoding exocyst complex component EXO70B1-like: MAEDGEEKLLATVQHIVKTLGRTDTMTEDILKVFSNYDGRLSLDKLYATRAAAAAAAVAAAGGAGAGEHSVPASPPMPPPPAVPPAVAAMPAVTSLERTVRTLDRQISQFVTMDRLIWADSADADAFLEAVDDLIGTVQELDAAGTNRGLLDRADELLSRCMARLEDEFRALIERPDDVAPPAPGGFASDESEEEDYDADDGYGDEPIPIAKPVSDFDVVIDALPPGSVSDVHQIARRMVDAGFGRECAEAYAAARRGFIDESVARLGIRARTIDEVHSLPWEELEFDIARWIPAFKMVFRILIPSERRLCDRVFDGLAPYGDLAFVAAVRTQVLQLISFGDAVSAASRAPERLFRVIDMYEAVRDLLPDLDPVFADPYSAALRAEVSAVCNTLGSSIKGIFMELENLIRRDPARVSVPGGGIHPITRYVMNYLRAACGSRQTLEEVMEGDLGAVGGAAIAVDPDRPTSSLAVHIAWIMDVLHKNLETKSKIYRDPPLASIFLMNNGKYIIHKVNDSELGVLLGDEWMKQMMSRVRRWSLEYQRGAWAKVMSVLQTGGPGIGSLPAKALLQKLRMFNGYLEEICAIQSEWVIADEQLREDVRTAITDSVKSAYMGLISRLKSSPEAAQDLFIKHSPEDVEARIQHLFEGVSK, encoded by the coding sequence atggcggaggacggcgaggagaaGCTGCTCGCCACGGTGCAGCACATCGTCAAGACCCTGGGCCGCACCGACACGATGACGGAGGATATACTGAAGGTCTTCTCCAACTACGACGGCCGCCTCTCGCTGGACAAACTCTACGCCAcgcgggctgcggcggcggcggcggcggtcgcggcagctggaggagcggGTGCTGGGGAGCACTCGgtgccggcgtcgccgccgatgccgccccCGCCCGCGGTTcccccggcggtggcggcgatgccgGCGGTGACGTCACTGGAGCGGACCGTGCGCACGCTGGACCGGCAGATCTCGCAGTTCGTGACGATGGATAGGCTGATTTGGGCCGACTCGGCGGACGCGGACGCGTTCCTGGAGGCGGTGGACGACCTAATCGGCACCGTGCAGGAGCTGGACGCAGCTGGGACCAACCGCGGGCTGCTCGACCGTGCCGATGAGCTGCTCAGCCGGTGTATGGCCCGGCTGGAGGATGAATTCCGGGCGCTCATAGAGCGCCCCGACGACGTGGCGCCGCCAGCGCCCGGCGGGTTCGCTTCTGAtgagagcgaggaggaggactacGACGCGGACGACGGCTACGGCGATGAGCCAATCCCAATCGCCAAGCCGGTCTCGGACTTCGACGTGGTCATCGACGCCCTCCCCCCGGGATCGGTCTCCGACGTGCACCAGATCGCGAGGCGGATGGTGGACGCTGGCTTCGGCCGCGAGTGTGCCGAGGCGTACGCGGCCGCACGCCGCGGATTTATCGACGAGAGCGTCGCCCGCCTCGGCATCCGTGCCCGCACTATCGACGAGGTTCACTCCTTGCCGTGGGAGGAGCTCGAGTTCGACATTGCCCGATGGATCCCGGCCTTCAAGATGGTGTTCCGCATCCTGATCCCCAGCGAGCGCCGCCTCTGCGACCGTGTCTTTGATGGCCTCGCCCCTTATGGCGACCTCGCTTTTGTTGCTGCAGTTCGTACCCAGGTGCTGCAGCTTATCTCCTTCGGCGACGCAGTTTCTGCTGCTAGTCGTGCTCCAGAGCGTCTCTTCCGTGTCATTGACATGTATGAGGCCGTGCGAGACCTCCTTCCTGACCTCGACCCTGTCTTTGCTGATCCCTACTCTGCTGCACTTCGTGCCGAGGTCTCTGCTGTTTGCAACACCCTTGGTTCCTCTATCAAAGGTATATTCATGGAATTGGAAAATCTCATCCGACGTGATCCTGCCCGTGTTTCTGTTCCTGGTGGTGGCATACACCCAATCACCCGGTATGTGATGAACTATCTCCGTGCTGCGTGTGGATCAAGACAGACACTGGAAGAGGTGATGGAAGGTGACTTAGGTGCTGTTGGCGGCGCAGCTATTGCTGTTGATCCCGATCGCCCCACTTCGTCACTTGCAGTGCACATTGCATGGATCATGGATGTGCTTCACAAGAATTTGGAGACCAAATCTAAGATATATAGGGACCCGCCACTTGCATCCATATTCTTGATGAACAACGGGAAGTACATTATTCACAAGGTGAATGACAGTGAGCTTGGGGTTTTGCTTGGTGATGAGTGGATGAAGCAGATGATGAGTAGAGTGCGCCGTTGGAGTTTGGAGTACCAGCGTGGGGCTTGGGCAAAGGTCATGTCAGTGTTGCAGACGGGTGGTCCTGGCATTGGTAGTCTCCCTGCAAAGGCCTTGCTACAAAAACTGCGGATGTTTAATGGCTACTTGGAAGAGATATGTGCTATCCAGTCAGAATGGGTGATTGCAGATGAGCAGCTGCGCGAGGATGTTAGGACAGCAATAACAGATTCTGTGAAGTCTGCATATATGGGCTTGATTTCAAGGTTGAAATCATCTCCGGAAGCTGCACAGGACTTGTTCATCAAGCATTCCCCAGAAGATGTTGAAGCACGAATCCAGCACCTGTTTGAAGGAGTGTCCAAGTGA
- the LOC127763708 gene encoding PRA1 family protein B2-like, which produces MASAAAPTPQPLLPVTNPAAAGGSAPSSGSALTDAPLATPAFRLFVSRFSDTARRSLADRRPWTELVDRSAISKPDSLSEATSRLRRNLAYFRVNYAAVVAFSLAASLLAHPFSLLVLLAILGGWCFLYVFRAADQPVVLFGRTFTDRETLLGLVVASVLAFFMTSVASLIISGLLVGGAIVAVHGAFRVPEDLFLDDPSVGSNGNTTSRLLSFLGAPGSGV; this is translated from the coding sequence atggcctccgccgccgcaccgacGCCGCAGCCGTTGCTCCCCGTGACCAACCCCGCGGCCGCCGGTGGCTCCGCGCCGTCCTCCGGCTCGGCGCTCACCGACGCGCCGCTCGCCACGCCGGCGTTTCGGCTCTTCGTGAGTAGGTTCTCCGACACGGCGCGGCGCTCGCTCGCCGACCGACGGCCCTGGACGGAGCTGGTCGACCGGTCGGCCATCTCCAAGCCGGACTCGCTCTCCGAGGCCACCTCGCGGCTGCGCCGCAACCTCGCCTACTTCCGCGTCAACTACGCCGCCGTGGTGGCGTTCTCCCTCGCGGCCTCGCTGCTGGCGCaccccttctccctcctcgtcctcctcgccatcCTCGGCGGCTGGTGCTTCCTCTACGTCTTCCGAGCCGCCGACCAGCCCGTCGTTCTCTTCGGCCGCACCTTCACCGACCGCGAGACGCTgctcggcctcgtcgtcgcGTCCGTGCTGGCCTTCTTCATGACCTCCGTGGCGTCGCTCATCATCTCCGGgctgctcgtcggcggcgcgatCGTTGCCGTGCACGGCGCCTTCCGCGTGCCTGAGGACCTCTTCCTTGACGACCCGAGCGTTGGCTCCAATGGCAACACTACCAGCAGGCTGCTCTCCTTCCTCGGGGCGCCCGGATCTGGGGTTTGA
- the LOC127757387 gene encoding abscisic acid receptor PYL4-like produces the protein MQPSTSCLTNDAYKISGTRTFVVNPNPPLSVSFLLYRGKRRQRRALDTMPYAAVRPSPPPQLSRPIGSGAGGGKACPAVPCEVARYHEHAVGAGQCCSTVVQAIAAPADAVWSVVRRFDRPQAYKKFIKSCRLVDGDGGEVGSVREVRVVSGLPATSSRERLEVLDDDRRVLSFRIVGGEHRLANYRSVTTVHEAAAPAMAVVVESYVVDVPPGNTWEETRVFVDTIVRCNLQSLARTVERLAPEAPRANGSIDHA, from the coding sequence ATGCAACCATCCACCTCTTGCCTCACAAATGACGCATATAAAATCTCAGGGACGAGAACTTTCGTCGTTAATCCTAACCCACCCCTGTCTGTCTCATTCTTACTTTACAGAGGAAAAAGAAGGCAACGACGAGCGCTTGATACAATGCCGTACGCCGCCGTAcgtccttcgccaccgccgcagctcaGCCGGCCGATCGGCtccggagccggcggcggtaAGGCGTGCCCGGCGGTGCCGTGCGAGGTGGCGCGGTACCACGAGCACGCGGTGGGCGCGGGGCAGTGCTGCTCCACCGTGGTGCAGGCgatcgcggcgccggcggacgcGGTGTGGTCGGTGGTGCGGAGGTTCGACCGGCCGCAGGCGTACAAGAAGTTCATCAAGAGCTGCCGCCtcgtggacggcgacggcggcgaggtcgggtcGGTGCGGGAGGTGCGCGTCGTGTCCGGGCTGCCGGCCACGAGCAGCCGCGAGCGGCTCGAGGTCCTGGACGACGACCGCCGCGTGCTCAGCTTCCggatcgtcggcggcgagcaccgcctCGCCAACTACCGCTCGGTGACCACCGtccacgaggcggcggcgccggcgatggccgtgGTGGTCGAGTCGTACGTGGTGGACGTGCCGCCGGGGAACACCTGGGAGGAGACGCGCGTGTTCGTGGACACGATCGTGCGCTGCAACCTCCAGTCGCTTGCGCGAACGGTCGAGCGGCTCGCGCCGGAAGCGCCGCGCGCcaacggatcgatcgatcatgcatga